The sequence below is a genomic window from Candidatus Delongbacteria bacterium.
CAGAATTTTGAATTGCTTTCCATCAATTGTTTCAATAATTTCTAATCCTTGAGATGTGCCTTCAAAAACGTGATAATTACTTACTGCTAATCCATTTTTCGATATGAAAAAACCTGAACCTTGAAAACCATTATTCCCATCGGATGTATAAACGAGGAAGACAGATTTTTTGTACATGTTGTATAATTCATTCAATGGCAATACTTGTTTACTGCTAGTTACATTTCTTTGTGATTCCCTGTTATTCGAACTTTGTCTACTATCAGAATTTGTGGTTGATGGTTTATTTTGTATTGTCTTTTGATTGCCTCTCCTCCCTGATGGAGAACAGCCTGAACAACTAATTTCTATTTGCATTATCACAATTAAAAAAGCAAACAAAGCCGCCATCTTTAAAAATGAAATTATATTACTTCTCGTCATTGCCTTGTATTTTACCCATTTTGGGGATTATATGAATAAGAAATTGTTGGTTTTTGTATTCATTATTACCAGAATATTCCCTAATACCCTCTGTGCCACTACCTGAAATTTGAATCTCA
It includes:
- a CDS encoding trypsin-like peptidase domain-containing protein, with product MTRSNIISFLKMAALFAFLIVIMQIEISCSGCSPSGRRGNQKTIQNKPSTTNSDSRQSSNNRESQRNVTSSKQVLPLNELYNMYKKSVFLVYTSDGNNGFQGSGFFISKNGLAVSNYHVFEGTSQGLEIIETIDGKQFKILEVLDKSKENDYIIFRVKIDNYKILNPISIVSQIPQVGEDVFAIGNPRGLESTLSKGIISGYRENSTLIQTTTEITHGSSGGPLLNMRGEVVGITSAGLGEANLNFAVNIKILNLNRFK